From a single Kitasatospora azatica KCTC 9699 genomic region:
- a CDS encoding universal stress protein produces the protein MTTTEPAVDPIPVSTSAPTPTPPGILAACDGSDGSLWALDRAMTEAERYELPLYVLGVVNPSPGGYPPGMAELMQESVEQLNGSMGDGLRRAVGLVERARHRPFEGELTLHVVLGQVVEVVLAGSVGQHTLVIGTRGNGGFSRLLLGSVSTAAVHHAACPVLVVPAPPARR, from the coding sequence ATGACCACCACCGAGCCGGCCGTCGACCCGATCCCCGTCTCCACCTCCGCCCCGACCCCCACCCCGCCCGGCATCCTGGCGGCCTGCGACGGTTCCGACGGCTCGCTCTGGGCGCTGGACCGGGCGATGACCGAGGCGGAGCGGTACGAGCTGCCGCTGTACGTGCTGGGCGTGGTGAACCCCTCGCCCGGGGGCTACCCGCCCGGGATGGCCGAGCTGATGCAGGAGAGCGTGGAGCAGCTCAACGGCAGCATGGGCGACGGTCTGCGCCGCGCGGTCGGCCTGGTGGAGCGGGCCCGACACCGGCCCTTCGAGGGTGAGTTGACGCTTCATGTGGTGCTCGGCCAGGTGGTCGAGGTGGTGCTGGCCGGCTCGGTGGGCCAGCACACGCTGGTGATCGGCACGCGCGGCAACGGCGGCTTCAGCCGACTGCTGCTCGGCTCGGTGAGCACGGCCGCCGTGCACCACGCGGCCTGCCCGGTGCTGGTGGTTCCGGCGCCGCCGGCCCGGAGGTGA